In Pseudomonas oryzihabitans, the DNA window ATCCTGCAACTGCCGCTGCCGGCGCTGCGCGAGTTGCGGCGTCAGCGCATCAGCATGGTGTTCCAGAGCTTTGGCCTCTTGCCGCACCGACGGGTGCTGGACAACGTCGCCTACGGCCTCAAGGTCCGCGGCGAGCCCAAGGCGGTGTGCCGGGAACGGGCATTGCACTGGCTGGAGGTGGTCGGCCTGGCCGGCTACGAGGGCAAGTGGCCGCATCAGCTCTCCGGTGGCATGCGCCAACGGGTCGGCCTGGCCCGCGCCCTGGCCGCGGATACCGAGATCATCCTGATGGACGAGGCCTTTTCCGCCCTCGATCCGCTGATCCGTGCCGAGATGCAGGAACAACTGCTGGAACTGCAACAGCGGCTGCACAAGACCATCGTCTTCATCACCCACGACCTGGACGAGGCACTGCGCCTGGGCAATCGCATCGCCATTCTGCGCGATGGTCGCCTTGTGCAGGTGGGTACTCCCGCGGACATCCTCGGCCAGCCGGCCGACGACTACGTGGCCCGCTTCGTCCAGCGGCGCACCGCTGCGACAGTTTGAAACAATTGTGGCAGAGGCCTTCACGAGCATTTCACAGGCGTGACGCTCTGATGGTGAGACCTGCGGCCTGACCCTGTCAGGCCTTTCTCTTCCCACTGGAACCGCGCCGCAATGGACTATCTGCTAC includes these proteins:
- a CDS encoding quaternary amine ABC transporter ATP-binding protein, with the translated sequence MKIVVERVSKIFGKREQAALALLREGHDKAEILARTGCVVGVDDLSLEIAEGEIFVIMGLSGSGKSTLVRHFNRLIDPSSGRILIDGQDILQLPLPALRELRRQRISMVFQSFGLLPHRRVLDNVAYGLKVRGEPKAVCRERALHWLEVVGLAGYEGKWPHQLSGGMRQRVGLARALAADTEIILMDEAFSALDPLIRAEMQEQLLELQQRLHKTIVFITHDLDEALRLGNRIAILRDGRLVQVGTPADILGQPADDYVARFVQRRTAATV